One window of Vanessa atalanta chromosome 9, ilVanAtal1.2, whole genome shotgun sequence genomic DNA carries:
- the LOC125066197 gene encoding neural cell adhesion molecule 2-like translates to MRWAASLLFVNLLSTVLTAEIDDGAPFLQVMARSSVYNVGEKKAIYCKGLNLPEKIVWYSPSGNIVEGRSVKNTRVYVERPKNETLVSSLVPLIIHSTKIEDSGNWTCKAGSLSEKLEILVGEKVNLSVKEDSFIGEESKSAKLDCVAKGYPKPVVQWYKDLVPIIDDHKKYIVRKREDNHQLEIRNLTHQDTGEYTCKVTQKALSYYTYKRVFLTVQHKPVIVNHDTNEVYYTKYSSEEVYAIVNKTKNITCSAIASPPPTFRWNRRQNGFDGDAIEDEETVLNSADGTTSVLQLRVYNESYLGEYKCSVSNDMGHVSIVFDVQLGNKPNPPDSVNFMYATASEMTFNVTCSTCNLAIEEEDKSPDPKNLTVIGYSFQLVPFQENYPADWDAATEFKVDIVWSNDTLFTVGPLANKTTYHVRVSSRNAAGTSEWVEVSPPPSTSFAVKLVVSVVLLFGASVFARCY, encoded by the exons TCTTGACAGCGGAAATAGACGATGGGGCGCCTTTCCTGCAGGTCATGGCAAGATCATCAGTTTACAATGTCGGCGAGAAGAAAGCAATTTACTGTAAAGGACTGAATTTGCCTGAG AAAATCGTATGGTACTCGCCTTCCGGCAATATTGTTGAAGGACGCTCTGTCAAGAATACCAGGGTATATGTAGAACGGCCTAAAAACGAAACTCTAGTCAGCAGCCTTGTGCCACTCATCATCCATAGCACCAAGATAGAAGATAGCGGTAACTGGACCTGTAAAGCCGGATCTCTCAGTGAAAAACTGGAAATACTTGTAGGtg AAAAAGTTAATTTGAGCGTAAAGGAAGATAGCTTCATAGGAGAGGAGTCGAAATCAGCAAAACTCGATTGCGTAGCTAAAGGTTACCCAAAACCCGTCGTGCAATGGTACAAGGATTTAGTGCCTATTATCG ATGATCATAAGAAATATATCGTAAGGAAAAGGGAAGACAACCATCAATTGGAAATCAGGAACTTGACTCACCAAGACACCGGAGAGTACACGTGTAAGGTGACCCAAAAAGCGCTGTCCTATTACACCTACAAACGTGTCTTTCTTACCGTACAAC ATAAACCTGTCATCGTCAACCACGATACTAATGAGGTCTATTACACCAAGTATAGCAGTGAAGAGGTCTACGCTATTGTCAATAAAAC CAAAAACATTACGTGTAGTGCTATTGCGAGCCCTCCTCCTACTTTCCGTTGGAACAGGCGACAAAACGGTTTCGATGGAGATGCTATTGAAGATGAAGAAACG GTCTTGAACTCTGCCGATGGTACCACTTCGGTCTTACAGCTGAGAGTATACAATGAGAGCTACCTGGGCGAATATAAGTGTTCTGTTTCCAATGATATGGGTCATGTCTCTATTGTCTTTGACGTCCAATTGGGAAATAAACCAAACCCACCAGACTCC GTGAACTTCATGTACGCTACGGCATCTGAGATGACTTTCAACGTCACTTGCTCAACGTGCAATTTGGCGATTGAAGAAGAAGACAAGTCTCCTGACCCCAAAAATCTTACGGTTATCG gttATTCATTCCAGCTCGTTCCATTCCAAGAAAATTATCCCGCGGATTGGGATGCAGCAACAGAATTCAAAGTTGATATTGTGTGGTCTAACG ATACGCTATTCACTGTGGGTCCGCTGGCTAACAAGACGACTTACCACGTGCGCGTGAGCTCGCGGAACGCAGCCGGCACGTCGGAGTGGGTGGAAGTGTCACCACCACCCTCAACGAGCTTCGCCGTCAAACTGGTCGTGTCCGTCGTCCTTCTATTCGGCGCCTCGGTGTTCGCGcgttgttattaa